The genomic window atttcgctATTACGAAAAGCtcatcgaaataaaagttcCAACTTGAACTTGAACTGTAGGATGTTCGTGAAATGTTCGTGTTTCATGGATCGCATTATTACGACTCATTGCAAGCGTGCAACAAAGACTCTGCGGTTGAATTATGAATTCGTCCCGGAAGTTTACCTACAGGAATAATGCGAATTCTGCGCTTCGTGTGCTGCCGATGTCGTATATGAcgtacaattataaattataaactcaCTCAATTATAAACTCACGATTCCGATTCTGATTTCTCATCGGCCTGGCAAACTACGAATATTAATCAGCCTTCTACGAGATGGACGTCGATGAGAAAATTCTCGATCAAACTTTCCCATTCAATACGTTTCCATCGAACGTTGCTTTATCGAAATTTCCACTCGAAATTATCGCTTTATAGTATTTccactttgaatatttcgctATGGGACAGTCGAGTATTTTACAGTTTGACGCTTGGAAAGATTCTCACGaagtttttttatttctaattaattttaacaattcttGTGCTTGTTACATTTTGTACGTACACGTAcgtttatgtttaatttatatacatatctcgcatagtaatttctattttaatttatataataatttatatgttaatttgtatatttctatattcatgtatatactaatttatatttatatcggaCGATACTTTTATCAGTTTTATTTGCAtatgctcttttattttagcCTTTTATGTAGAAAATAGCGACGTGTTTAGTTACCCACATTTCATTTCTCATCTTACTTCATCGATTTgatattcgatgaaaaatataaaaagacaaaGACACGTAAATATGGAAGAGAAGGGTGTACAGTTCGGCGGCGAATTATATTCGACCGATCGGCGCGCATTTTGTCCACAATTACAAcacgatattattaataattccaatttatatttattaattttaatttaatttatgtttattaaatcatattaactttattattattttattcatttacatttatatttaacgtaCGTAATTTTAATCTCGGCTAAATTTATACCATTAAAGACAAGATTCGTTCCCCGAAATTCTCAAAGAaacagtaattaatttttccgtGCATGCATAAAatcattctttttcattcgaaaacAGATATCAAGGAATCGACATTCCAAGATGATACCCCCTTCTATTTCTATAgtatagagagaaagaaactgCAAATCAGATTTAGCAACGAGACTAAAAATAGCTGTTATTATCTCATATGTATATGGATCGCTATTTTAAACGCGTTCGATCGAAGGATAGGATGATTCGTATTCAAATTGGAGAATCTGTCATACGAGATAAATGTTCCTCATGATTTATTCCAAGGATCGAAACGTATATGTAATTATCTgcgtttatacaaattatttttccgaTAAACGTTCGACTCTATTGATCGGTGAATGTTTCCatgaaacgatcgtttaacTTTAGAGGtaaaaaattggtaaaaaatttacaacgaAGCAATGTCTCAGATTTTTTTGTCGATATCGTCATTAATGCTGGAACCATCGATCaatctttaaaaaagaatgtacGTAGACATGTAGATTATACGTAAGCGattacaatgaaaattatatgtcTAATGATATGATAAGTATAGTTTGTCTCGATGATTGCCGATagcgattttattaaatttatcaattcgtttgtatatttttattagtttattttgCAAAAGAATGCCAATCCATAGAACGATTCTTATAGTTCCATTTTTTAGGCTCGTAATCATTTCGCAGAGAATTTCCAAGTTGCTGGAGGTGcgattcgaaaaatatctCGTAATTCGAGATCGTCCAGATTGTCGAGacttttggaattttcaaaaattacataGACCAGAATACGGAGCGAAGGTATTTCAGATATGATATttcctaataaaatattatatccaTCACGTATTTCGCTATTACTTTGCTCCATATTCTGGCCTAAATAATTGTGTAAGTCTCGAGAATCCCGAAATTCTCGGGAGTCCCGACAATTTCGAATTACGAGATACTTTTGGGAACCCGACCCGACCCCGAGAGAAACTAAATCTCCAGAGATATTTTCACGTTCTCGCACAAACCcacatattaattatacttgtCACTGTTAACTATGCTATTAAAAAACACGGTGAAACAACAACAAGGAATAAAATACACTCGACGGAAATAGAGCTAACCCTTTTCAAGAATTAACATCTCCAAACTAAATTTACTTACTTTTAGATTATTGAGGATTGGTAGATTTCTGCGTAACATGGCTCGACTCTTGTTACAGTTACTTATTATCCATTTCTATGTTACTATTTATCTAGTACTTTGTCCTCATTATTTGGcacttatttttatcatactaTTTACTTAACGTTTCATTTCCATcatatcgtttcttctttgaatGCAACGTAATGCAGAGAATGTTAAGAATTAAAAGTTGattattcaaaaattgtattcagTATACAagcatattttaaataacaatatgtaaatatatatatgtatgtaaatcgATGACACGAGCTCTAGTATCGTTAAAATGTCGGAGGATCGGTCCAGAAGGCCTTCGTATCGTCGCAGTGCTGACGTAAACCGGTTAAAATGGATATCAGTCGGAACAGTTGGCGATTTATGAAGTTGTTATCGGTGCTTTCGATGCACCTGGACTCTTTTACCATAAAGAAGAACAAATTCACGAAATTGCCAATGTTGACAGTCGGTGACAGCGTATTTAGAGATTTAATATTCCGCCTttgttctttaaaaattgCCCCGACGCTCATACCGAATGAATAACAAACGTAATTTCTGGAATTCTCCTTTCCTGCtgatatttcacaaaaatagTGGCAACTGGCTGGCGTTTTTAAGATTCAAGGCAAATTTTCGACATTGATATCCTTTTCTCCGTGCAAAGgaattctctttctttcagtTTTGAACGATTTCCATCTTTCTAAGATAATTCGTATCTTCCTTCGCCAGTATCTGACATTAACCGAGTCGATGGATCGAGCTCTTAATACTTACACCCCTACGCCCACAACTATTCGGACACTGATGTATTTGCCAACTTTACATAATTACCTCACGTCACTTTCTTTTATGGAGTTACCACGTCGTTTTACGATCTTGATGTTATCTTTGGAAAATATCaagcaatatttattaacaaataacatTGATCAAGTTGTCACAAAGATGAATCGGTACGTCTGCGTTGCTGTGTTTTCAGCTTTATCGATCCTAGATGATTCATATCCCTGCAAACGACGGAGATACCAAACTTTATAGGAAGCGTGGAAGAAGACAAATTGGAAGCAAAAGAATCAGAAGCAGAAGAaccttttttatatatttacacttTCGTACCACTCCTACATGTACGTCTTCTCTCACCTAtcgtttataataattttataataattttgtaacaatttgATCGTAGGACAACGTAGTAAACGCATAGAATAAACTGAAGCAAAGCAATTCTATGGAATCCGCAGATACGTAAAGCGTCCGGACACCTATGGATGGGAGATTAAATCGCTTACAAGTGAGCAGATCTTAAcgattcaaaatttaataaagacaATTCGACATTAGTAGCCTACCAATTTGGGAACTTCAAGGTAATAGCTTTTCCCATTCAAAGTTCAATGCTCCATCGAGTTCGGCACTTCAAAATTTAATGGATCGTGAAATGTAGGGGAGACCCAACGAAAACTGGATATATGGGTAAAACCAGGAGCTGCTATTATTTCTAaaacgatttcaaattttccgcGTCAATACAGTCGGCGATTCTTGTCATTTGGCTTGAtgtctaaataaaatacaagcgCTTTACACGCGTGCCTTCTAACGTTACGATACCTTCCGTATTTGCCTCGTGGTTCTCTGATATAATTCTCAACGAATATTAAGCTTCGTGGTTATTGAAATCGTTCAGGCAAGTACCTTTCGCCATGAATTATACTATTTGTCgtgtattaaaatatgaacatGTAAAtgtcttttttcaatttgccATGGTGGTACCGATaacttgtaatatttataaaattgcatatcGGGGTAGAAGCTGGTATATACGCGAGTTATGTTCATCCTACAAACGCATCAAGATTCTTACGTTAACGTTAAGATTATTTCAAGATTTAACAAAGCGTTCTAATATCATAGGTATCTTGAATCATTTCAGAAATTCTCaacatacaaaatttcatcgatcgaacCTTCGAAATTCATTTACGAATCCATTCCATTCGTCATTCCCTTCTCCTTTTGAAGTTTCAAGCGAAACTAGACTGACGATCAATGGGAGATATTTCAGTTCCTAAATGAATAACGACTCTCGTGACTGATCGTGATTGACACTTTCAACCCTCTCAATTGAATCGGGCATCATTCCTCCACGATCGATCTAATCCTTGATCGAAAGAACATCCTAATATATCAAAACGTTTACCAGAGCATCTTTTCGTTAATGAGGTTTTTCGAATTTACAATCTCACGGACGCCTGACTACTCGACCATGAATTCCGCGAATAATTCCGGTTTCACAGTAGGAATTctcatttctatattttttcgaaacgtTACGAAAACTCTGTGGGCGACTGTTGTCTACGGTTCGAATAATAACGAACAGCGAATATTAGGTCGTTTCGTGAAGATCGAACACGGTTCCGTCATTTTTCTTCGGTTAACGTGGAAAACTGTTGATTATaagatacgaattttattatcgttataaaGAGACAAAGGACGCTTCCGACGTTTCGAAcgttttcgttcgataaaattttatttttaaacgagatACGCTTCGTTCGTGTTGTTTCTGTTTCGCTTCACGAAATATCTCTCGCGTTATTTGGTTTTACCCCTGtatcaccctgtatatttttcgataCGTTACGCCGTTTATATTCGATTAAGTGTATACCAATCATTACGAGCTAAAGTGTTTATAATTACCGCAAATTGCTGCAATTTAGATCGTAGATCGTAGAGCAAGAtgtatattaacaaattatttcttggAATCATGTATTTTCATACCCGCACGTGCAGGTGTCGTtttgctttaaaaataaattccaattaaaacaAGAATCAGCTACAAGTAAAATGGGAGACATCGAagttaaaaatcatttaacatTGACTTTTCACATTTAACGTCGAATTTATCCAAATACTAAAGGTAGATGTTACTTCACgttgaattattgaatttgGAAACTGGCAACAACGAAGGAATTATCGAGTTTGAAAACTGCAAATAACGGAAAATGACATTTttaagaagaatgaaaatttcattatcgacggaggttccatttctttatttatttatccctTTTATAGGTCAGAAGCTCTCGTTCCTGAAAAAGCGCTGATTCGAGTTAAGTGGCAGTACCTTTTGATCTAAATCAGACAACCCTTCAGCAAAAGatgtttccttcctttctccctGGTTGCACGATCGTTTCCTTGGAGAAAGGATCGAACTCCAGGACGTCTCCTGTCCTTCAGTTCCCCTTTTTAAACAACTCACTGGTTGACACCTGATAGTCGATAGGTTTGACTCTTTCTATAGTGGACAATAATGGGGAAGGTTTCTGAATCAAGCTTTTCCGGTTGATCCTTTCCTGATTTTAAAAGAatgaatacatataaaatgttttcttttgttGTTTAACGACCGGTACCTCTTTCGATAACAAGTGGATGAATTATAAGGtctaagaatttaattaaatggtCAAATTGATCcaagatttaagaaaaataatcttccaGTTTGGACAAGGAGCTATTCATtatgcttttctttttttaacaaaattgttaGCTCGATGGTTATCATTCTACGTTCTatgattttgttttattgttatcGTTTATGTGTATCGAGGAAACGTATTTCAGTGAATTGAAATACGACGATGCTGCCGATACATTTAATCTACCAATGACCAGATGTTAGAAGATTAATTACCATTACATAGAACGGCGTGAATTAGCAATTCTTATTACATAGTAATGTAATTACTTcctgaataatataataaatttttcaacatttggATACATCCCGAGATCTACTCcaataaacttttatattgtacatttgtGCAATATTTTACTCGTACATTTGCTCCTCAATAATGTATCAATAGTACCCccagaaaaagaagaaacgaatcaTTCGATGATACGCTTATAGCTTTAAGATCAATGTTCGAAACATTCGCAGAGACCCATTTCTTGAATTCCTATTTGTAAATCGACActttatatcgatattaatattaacgatatGATAGAAAAGTTGatgtttttcttatatatttataccaaTATCATCCCTATCGActtcaaaaaagaaagaagatatttcatttcgttgagtatattttcttttttttttcccctttttattctatatcaATCTCATCTTCTCCTATATTTCCCATTTACttcgtttctctgttttcaCAATCAATTGACTTCGTAAGAAGGTCCACGTTTTCTTTAtcacatttttcgtttcgtttcaacgatcACTTAAAAAGTGTCACATCAAACATACTGACGTAAAACTGACAAGAATTACTGAAAAATGAAACTCACCGAGCATCTTCAGCACTCTCCTCGACGATTTTCCAGGATGATGCCTACAGCTTCCGCTTTCGCCGCTGCCTCTGCTCCTCTTCATCATATTCGATTTCCTCAGTTTCAGTCCAATCAACGCGTACAGCACCGTAATGAGAAGCATCGGGAccacgaagaagaagaaggtggACAATTCGAACGAATGCTTGACCAGAACTCTCTTCACGGTACACATCACCATCTTTGGATTGCTGTGATGGTGGACAACTCCGACTTGCAACGCCAGTGGCAATGCGAACAACAGACTCATTAACCAAATTACAAGGATCAGCTTCACCGCTCTCGTCAGCTTTGACATCGTTTGCGACAAGAACGGATGACAAATAGCCAAATATCTTTCGACGGTGAACGCTGTAATGGTCAGCACCGAAGCGTTCGTGGAGGTTTCCGCTGCCAGGCCCCGAAGAACACAGAAAACTTCGCCGAATATATACGGGTACTTGAACCAGACCATATAGATCTCTGCTGGGAGGCCAGAGACTAACAGCAACAGGTCTGACACCGCTAGGCTGAATAGATAATAGTTGGTGGCTGTGTGCATCGACTTGTTGCGCGCGATCACGATGCACGTGCTGATGTTTCCGATTATACCGGTTATGAAGATCGACAGATAAATCACGGTCactggtattacgatgtataaAGAGTCTCTGAGAGGCAGAACGGTGTTTGTGGTGTTGGTGAAGGCGGTGAAGTTTTGGAGATAGGTTTGTAGAGCGGAAGAAATGACTTTGGGAGTCAGGGTAGTTGTAGGATCCATGGTGAAGGCTGGTCATTCCACGCGAATCGTTGGTGTGTGTTTTGATAGATGTACGTGGCTTGGTACTAATTggttttctttgtttcagaAACTTGATTCCATCGTTTTCAGTGGCAGATTTAGAGTTTTGTtattaatggaaataaaatcgagTGTAATTTAGTTTGCGCGTGGATCAGAGAACTGATTGCATCGTTTTCAATATATCGTGGAATTTCTGTTAAAGTAAAGTTTCGTAAAGTCTCAATTTTAAGACTCTTTCGTTAGAACTGGTAGTCAAGATTGGTTTGGATTCGTTTGAAGAGGTGATTGCGTCGTTTTCAGTTGATCGTGGAATAAATTGAGAGTTGTCAGAGTTTTTGGATTGCTAATAGAATTTGAAGTTTTGATGGAAGAATGGAAATGATTCGTCTGAACAAAGTTGGAGACTGGTTAGCTGTTTTTCTTGAACGAAGTGGTACTCGTGTGATTTACTTTGTTGGGTCCTCAGAGCACGTTGTACTTGACTTAAGGAAGATTAAGTTTCAAAATACAGAGTCAATCTGGCTTCTATCTGGAAGCCTTATTTATGGTCTGTTTAAAGTATGGTCcatttagatatttatttttaatatcaagtTCCTTGAGCTTTTACAACAGTTTTTACAACGACACATTAAATTCCTCTCAGGCACTCAAACTTAATTCCAAACATTCGAGCTCCTAATTATCACTGATAGAACCTTCGTCGATCACTCAATGTTGAAATTCCTCTTTCTGCTGAAAGCACTTCCACTCTCAATCTCATTTTTCTAACTTCCGGAACGTTGTTACACGAAACTTCTTAGTCTTCCTTAACTTCCAAACTTCCACTTCTGTTTGAAGAAAATAGTTTCACAGATATTCTCCGTTTTCTTCGATTTGTCGTCTTCCTCGACTTTGGCGCTATTTTTTTGCTAAGCTAGAGCAgctgtttctttaattgtcGGTTTTCAAGCTTCTTTGGACTTGCTTTTACCGGTCTTCttttaggaaatttcaaaaaaatccaTAGGAAACAGTTGCGCGATGTTATCTCGATCGTTTCAACGTCCTCgactttttaaattctttcccCGTTAAACCAAAGCAGTTTTACCACCAGCTTCCGGTTTTCAAGTCTTTCGGCTCactgattttctaatttccattaagaaattttagGGAAAcccgtaataataaaataaatcttttcctCTAAAGCAAAAGGTCGAATTCCTTGcagaaactttgtaaaaattcgCGGAAGACAggtgaataatatttattttaggtATATCGATCTTCGCTCCTCAACTTCCTTAAATCTTCAACTTTTCAGCTTCCTTAAAAAACGTAATGAAAAtccacaaaaaaaaaaaaaaaggaaaagaaaaaacagcctaataatattactttagaatcgtaataatttcctCGACATTCTCGATTACAAAACTTTTCCCCCTCTAAACCAAAGCTCTTGCACCCTCGACCTTCAGTTTACAACTACTTCAAACTTCCTAATTTGCAGCCATCTTAACAAGCTTTTGGGAGAATCCGCAGAAAGCAGTACAATAATTTCTTGGTCTTGCTCGTCCTCGTTATCTCTCAAAACCAAAACACTCGGGCCCGTGATCTTCAGCTTCCAACCTCTTCGAACTTCCAACTATCCaacgttttcttctttaatgAGCGAAGCAGTTGCGCTCTTGACCTTCAACTTCCGACTTCTTCAGACCTTCAACACTGCAACTatgtgaaagaaattttgaagaaatgcACAAAACCAGTTGAATATTTGCGCGGCAGTGTTTCGAGCTCGAGTAAAACGTGACACTTTGAATGTTTCGCGGAAAACGGCGAACTGACACGGACGCCGCGCGAATCACGACTGCGTTAGCCCTCGTCGCGGCGAGTGACACCGAGCACCGGCGCTTCTGCGCACCTCCGATCGGCGGAAGCGTCCTCGTGGCTTCCTTCGTTCCTCTTTCCGCGTCCTGATCGTTTCacgttcttctcttttgtCCGATTATTCACCCCTTCCTCCAAAATACTCCGCCATTATTCTTCGTCTCCGACTGAAGCAGGAATTTCATGTTTCTTCACGTCCGTTTCTTTTCAACttctacttttcttctttaacattCGGCTGAATATATCTGTTGGATAAATTGATTTGTGTACGGAAGGGGGATTTAAGAGGGCATCCACGAGTTTGGAACGAGCGAGCAactttgaaaagatatttggGAAAgggacgagagagaaagagagagttgATCGcgtcgttttctctttcttctctctctctctctctgtgttTCTCCCTCTTTGAGCGTGTTTCAAATGGTACCAAggaataaattagaaaatgttaatACATTTTCATGTGGTACAAGTTTAcacgtaatacgtaatataagCTAatcgataatgataatataattaaatcgaataatatattaaatggtATTATTTTGTGATTGAATTAATCAGCAGCTCGATAAAGCACGATATCGTGTAGACATATACGtgtattgtttaatttatatcaagtAATATACAGGAAATTCCCAGTTTAAATGGCAAGATTTCGTGAGCGTGTAGAAGGCCGataaaataaggaaagaaaatcaTTTTGAGAATCGCTCGTTTTTGCTTCATTTTGGGGGAAGTCGCAAAAAGAGAAGCAGGAAGATTTTCGTTTTTacgcttatttatttatatttaattgtccGTATTATCATCTGTTTAATAGATGAAGATGCTGTTCAAAATGCTGGTCTCTTGCAGCAACACAAGCATTACATCTAACAATGATCGCTCTAATTGCAGTCAGACACTGTTCTCATGATATTTGATGCACTGCAGCTACGTCTCAGTCTCATCTCcgttaaataattgataacaCGAATAAGTGGGAAAAAATATAGCTCAATACCTCGAGAGTAACAAGATAAGCGAGAAATTCGGAGAagcgaaacaaaaaaatatgttttctttAAAGTTTGGCAAGCATCGATCGATGTTTCGGCTCTTAGATCGAGTCAACTAATCCAGTGGATTAAACGTTGCTTGTATGACGTTTCTATTTTCGGCGTGATCCATTCGAGGGGTGCAACGATTCGCGAAATCATCGAATTGCTTGGCTTTCGGACACTGTCACGTTAAGTACATGCTAAAGTTGTAGGCTTCCTTAAGTTTCATTAACTCCTGACTGATCTGTTCCATTGATACctgattcgatatttttccgTTTGTAAGGCTATTCTACCAAGAAATTCTGTTACCAAAAATTTGTCTTCTCACGATCGCAGCAGGCGTGACAGTCGTTTCCTTTATAATATGATGCAATATTGTTGTCcggtttaaaaataaatcctcCTCTAAATTGCTCAGGgaatctataaatatttctaaagttctacaaaatatttatgatctTCAGAAAACGAAATGAATCAAACGAATTTTTGACAATTCccgtttttcaaattcttcaagatggaaataaaattcgagaCGAATGTGTTTGGCAATCGTCTTCCGAGAAGCTCGAAAAACCTTTTAAAATTGAGATAAAATTCACGGCACGAAAGTTGCTTAGGAATCATCCTCCaagaatttaacaaattttttaaaagttgaaataaaattccaggTAGAAAGAAGTCTTCCAAAAGAATATGGATATCTACCTATTCACGATTTATCGATaacaatgtatatatttctaagaATGTACGTATAAGCGTTCGagatgatttaattaaattgtgaGATTTTAAATTGTCcagattattaaataacgaagttaattaaattactatattgtaaaaatgaaCATTTGACGCGTATTCTACAAATTGATatagacaaattttaattatcttaaatCCTGATAAATTTTACCGTACGCGCAAATTTTTatccattaaattaaattgaactGAAAAAGTTCATTAAATCTTCGCACGTTTTATTCctcattcaaatttttattagttaaatttaattaagctaaaaatgaaatgagaattttatagaggttctttttataaaaaatggaaacacgatacaaaaaggaacgaaacaaataaaagtcGAGATATATAAGGTttgcttttatataaaaagaatctcGCCATGAATTGCCGAACCTTTATGAAgacaaatggaaatttattttaatatttgacaGCATACAAACTTTTGACAGCACACAGCAActttttgttacaatttaactttatttacaACTATCTTAGAATCTTGACTTTATCTTAATCTTAATCAGCCACAAGTTTTTACTAATTGAACTAAgggaaaatacgaataaaagcattatcataattttaataattataggaTTGTTAAACTTTTCATAATCTATAAAATCGATATATAGCGTGCTACTGTTCTACCAATTACGCGAAAGCGAAGTAAAATGACACTAAAGAATAAAGTAACCATCGTAAAAGAAATACGTTATGCGACACtgcttattatttttattaattaacaacgcTTTCCAGAAACGCGAGATAAAAAGATCATAGCTTCTTTTGCGCGATCCCGTGATTCTAATTACTTTGACTAGCAACGACAGTTAATAACGTTACTGAACATTTAGCTAATTCTGTTCCGACGCTGTTTACACATGTCTGACAGTAATGAATGAGATTGTTACACTTCCGTCTGGATACTGTTCGGTCATCGCTATGCAACAAAGTTacttatgaatattaataactcTTCTAGGAAAATAGATAGTTATTTAAGTCGAGTTAATCGACAGTGTGCGTCAGCGGATTTAGTTTGAACGCAgacttaaattataaattatagtaaatatacTTAAACTATGTATTACAGTAATTAGGTTGCGGATGCTTATCTTCCTCCCGGAAATTTAAAGGTacgaaaatatacagaatgcaCGTAAGATGAGGAACTATTAAAATATCCAACGCGAAATAAATACcgttttaacatattataaatGGAAGAATAAATCTCGGtttagatttcattttcatggTGGTGTTTGCAAacatatgaatttgtatacgCGCGTGTTAGGAAATATCTGCAATCTACCAACAATTGGATAGAGATTTAGatttaagaaatgtaaatttattacagttaTAGGCTGAGAGTGGTAGGAAACTGcgatttttctcatttttaacCGTTTGGATTCTACAGCAGCGTGCTCTGTTGCTTGTACTTAGATTTGCAATGAATAAATCTCTATTCTTTCTTCTGATCCTAATTCTAGGCTAAGTGACGATGGTGTCAGGTAAGTACACAGTTCGGGAAAAGAGTCATCGCGTCGTTGGTAGCGGTTAAACCTAATTTGTAAATTCGTGCATCGGCGCACGACATTGTACGAACAGAAAAATGTGTTCAAATATTACTAACGTATTaacgtttatatatttctaatataataggatattaaatttcaatcttcaataaaataacaatgttGCGCCTAAATTCATCAAACTAGCCACTGTACGTTCTTTCGTATTTCGCTGCGTGGCTTCGTCGTTGCGGAGGCAGTCGTCTAGAA from Bombus pyrosoma isolate SC7728 linkage group LG8, ASM1482585v1, whole genome shotgun sequence includes these protein-coding regions:
- the LOC122570410 gene encoding pyrokinin-1 receptor-like, coding for MDPTTTLTPKVISSALQTYLQNFTAFTNTTNTVLPLRDSLYIVIPVTVIYLSIFITGIIGNISTCIVIARNKSMHTATNYYLFSLAVSDLLLLVSGLPAEIYMVWFKYPYIFGEVFCVLRGLAAETSTNASVLTITAFTVERYLAICHPFLSQTMSKLTRAVKLILVIWLMSLLFALPLALQVGVVHHHSNPKMVMCTVKRVLVKHSFELSTFFFFVVPMLLITVLYALIGLKLRKSNMMKRSRGSGESGSCRHHPGKSSRRVLKMLVAVVIAFFICWAPFHVQRLVATHGTNSEDHMSSNSKLDEFLYTLMTYISGVLYYVSTSINPILYNIMSNKFRAAFMETLSRSCRIPGLATRMEQRSYSSLPRSQQRAIGSRNMGTGGTGVIHDSTDCSGNSGHHSLKQNTPLAEHLNVEPTRSNVDKVGDEDIGRLENSKEIRNKEIGCCKCSRKSRPARYTTVKLSNVNQSEKKWWRLLKWFPGLKSLKLAGRSTCTVPENSPLRRSELRREEISMTLWNETNEQNTV